From the genome of Leptospiraceae bacterium, one region includes:
- the aroB gene encoding 3-dehydroquinate synthase, with translation MNYRELWIPLKETVDKSYYIYLSDKIEEYWLQQLKKKQYTKHVIITDENVYQCYKKTIEFFEDSLGEIHTIIRPAGEEYKHISYLQEVFEELLSANVDRKSCIIAFGGGVIGDFAGFVASTYQRGIDYYQIPTTLLAMVDSSVGGKVAVNLNIGKNIVGSFYQPQAVFCNIEFLKTLPEKEWICGLAEMLKHSLLDPNVYENFRVQVKNQPNYREWDKERWFQMIFESIQVKARVVSKDEKETGLRSILNLGHTVGHAIESYTHYKALNHGEAVSRGLVFSLLLSNEKWGLGDEIINEVFDLMKLLKLPMDTYNISSEELIPHLFYDKKNQGGKVKEVYLKEIGEPIYNQELSLDNFRNTWQRQKQLFG, from the coding sequence ATGAATTATCGAGAATTATGGATACCCCTCAAAGAAACTGTTGATAAAAGTTATTATATATACTTGTCTGATAAAATAGAAGAATATTGGCTCCAACAACTCAAAAAAAAACAATACACAAAACATGTAATCATCACAGACGAAAATGTTTATCAATGTTATAAAAAAACAATAGAGTTTTTTGAAGATTCTTTAGGGGAAATTCATACCATCATTCGTCCGGCTGGAGAAGAATACAAACACATCTCGTATTTGCAGGAAGTTTTTGAAGAACTACTTTCAGCTAATGTTGATCGAAAAAGTTGCATCATAGCTTTCGGAGGTGGAGTGATTGGAGATTTTGCTGGCTTTGTGGCATCGACATATCAACGAGGTATTGATTATTACCAAATCCCCACGACTCTTTTAGCTATGGTGGATTCAAGTGTTGGTGGGAAAGTCGCCGTCAATCTAAATATTGGAAAGAACATTGTAGGTTCTTTTTATCAACCGCAGGCTGTATTTTGTAATATCGAGTTCTTGAAGACCCTCCCTGAGAAAGAATGGATTTGTGGTTTAGCTGAAATGCTGAAGCATTCTCTTTTAGACCCCAATGTATACGAAAATTTCAGGGTCCAAGTAAAGAATCAACCTAACTATCGGGAATGGGATAAGGAAAGATGGTTTCAGATGATTTTTGAGTCAATCCAAGTGAAAGCCAGGGTGGTTTCAAAAGACGAAAAAGAAACGGGTCTTCGTTCCATTTTGAATTTAGGACATACTGTTGGGCATGCCATTGAGTCTTATACCCACTACAAGGCACTAAATCATGGAGAAGCGGTGAGCCGAGGACTGGTTTTTTCTCTTCTGTTGTCGAACGAAAAATGGGGACTCGGGGATGAAATCATAAACGAAGTTTTTGATTTGATGAAGTTATTGAAACTACCTATGGACACGTATAACATTAGTTCCGAAGAGCTGATACCTCACTTGTTCTATGATAAAAAAAATCAAGGAGGCAAAGTAAAAGAAGTATATCTCAAAGAGATTGGAGAACCCATCTATAACCAAGAGTTATCGTTAGATAATTTTCGAAACACATGGCAAAGGCAAAAGCAACTCTTTGGCTAA
- the aroQ gene encoding type II 3-dehydroquinate dehydratase has translation MKEIKILLLNGPNLNLLGYREPHIYGNTTLKEIEEQLEKDASLWGAALDCFQSNYEGALIEKIQEYYQKPYDGIIINPGGLTHTSVSLRDALLSVNVPFVEIHISNVYAREPFRHHSFLSDKALFVISGMGIFGYRVALLGLIQKLKGLSWQMDLESKQLKTQ, from the coding sequence ATGAAAGAAATCAAAATCTTACTCCTAAATGGTCCGAATTTGAATTTATTGGGCTACCGAGAACCTCATATCTACGGAAATACCACACTAAAAGAAATAGAAGAACAACTCGAAAAGGATGCCTCTTTATGGGGAGCTGCCCTTGATTGTTTTCAATCCAATTATGAAGGTGCTTTGATTGAAAAGATACAAGAATACTACCAAAAACCTTATGATGGAATCATCATCAATCCCGGAGGTTTGACTCATACGTCTGTTTCGTTGAGGGATGCTTTGCTTTCTGTGAATGTCCCTTTTGTGGAAATCCATATCAGCAATGTTTATGCACGAGAACCTTTTCGTCATCATTCTTTTTTGAGTGATAAAGCCCTTTTTGTCATTTCGGGTATGGGAATATTTGGATATCGAGTTGCCTTGCTGGGTTTGATTCAAAAACTCAAAGGTCTTTCTTGGCAAATGGATTTGGAGTCAAAACAACTCAAAACTCAATGA
- a CDS encoding MBL fold metallo-hydrolase yields MKNLIVLGSGNAYNLDGRGHSGFLLDSKIMIDCGATVLLKANQYKVDLSSLDVILITHFHGDHYSGIPFLLIFFKYVLKRTEKLMIVGPKNLKTQIQQLIEILFQKQEFPFDVEIIEISPNETWKYQNYTIQTFPINHKEESIGYKIFDQNHSFAFTGDSVLDEFVFKLMDGVDVGIMEVSFLRKEPESSHISLEEVMENRAKIKTKRLFFNHLYDEIYHEIQKINHHTPGFGFPLYDGMVIEF; encoded by the coding sequence ATGAAAAATCTAATCGTATTGGGTTCTGGAAATGCCTATAATCTCGATGGTCGAGGTCATAGTGGGTTTCTACTGGATTCGAAAATCATGATTGACTGCGGAGCTACTGTGCTACTCAAAGCCAATCAGTATAAAGTAGATTTGTCAAGCTTAGATGTAATTTTGATTACCCACTTTCACGGAGATCATTATAGTGGGATTCCATTTTTGTTGATTTTTTTTAAGTATGTCTTAAAGCGCACGGAAAAGCTCATGATTGTTGGACCAAAAAATCTAAAAACTCAAATTCAGCAATTGATAGAAATTCTCTTTCAAAAACAAGAATTTCCATTTGATGTGGAGATAATCGAAATCAGTCCTAATGAAACGTGGAAATACCAAAACTACACCATCCAAACATTTCCCATTAACCACAAAGAAGAAAGTATAGGATATAAGATTTTTGATCAAAATCATAGTTTTGCGTTCACTGGGGATTCCGTTTTAGATGAATTTGTTTTCAAACTTATGGATGGTGTGGATGTGGGAATCATGGAAGTAAGTTTCCTTCGAAAAGAGCCTGAGTCATCCCACATATCCTTAGAAGAAGTGATGGAAAATCGTGCGAAAATCAAAACCAAGCGACTGTTTTTTAATCATTTGTATGATGAAATTTACCACGAAATCCAAAAGATCAATCATCACACCCCGGGTTTTGGCTTTCCCTTGTATGATGGTATGGTCATTGAGTTTTGA
- the panB gene encoding 3-methyl-2-oxobutanoate hydroxymethyltransferase, translated as MNLKYPSDWIRKKKEKELISVVTCYDFTMAKWISRTPIDAVLVGDSLGMVVQGNSSTLPVRLEEIIYHTKLVRRGAPEKFLIADMPLGSYQTSIQEGLRNSFKVIKETQCQALKFEGADKSTLKLIKKLVQSGLPVMGHIGLTPQSYLNFGGYKIQGRDDKQKEKLIQQAKALEEVGCFSIVLELTEEEVAKEITQLLEIPTIGIGSGNQTDGQVLVIHDLLGMDPDFTPKHAKRYANFAEMGIQSLIQFDHEVKSRKFPPSR; from the coding sequence ATGAATCTGAAATATCCTTCTGATTGGATCCGAAAAAAAAAAGAAAAAGAACTGATTAGTGTGGTTACGTGTTATGACTTTACAATGGCAAAGTGGATTAGCAGAACTCCTATCGATGCCGTCTTGGTTGGGGATTCTTTAGGAATGGTAGTTCAAGGAAACTCCTCAACATTGCCTGTTCGTTTAGAAGAAATCATATATCACACAAAGTTGGTTCGAAGAGGAGCTCCAGAAAAATTTCTAATTGCCGATATGCCCCTGGGAAGTTATCAAACAAGCATACAAGAGGGGCTTCGAAATTCTTTCAAAGTGATAAAAGAAACACAATGCCAAGCCCTTAAATTCGAAGGAGCAGATAAAAGCACCTTAAAACTCATAAAAAAACTGGTCCAATCAGGCTTGCCTGTGATGGGGCATATAGGACTCACACCTCAAAGCTATTTGAACTTTGGTGGTTATAAAATACAAGGAAGAGATGACAAACAAAAAGAAAAACTCATCCAACAAGCAAAGGCTTTAGAAGAAGTGGGTTGTTTTTCTATTGTGCTTGAGCTGACAGAAGAAGAAGTAGCCAAAGAAATCACGCAGCTTTTGGAAATTCCCACAATTGGGATTGGTTCAGGAAATCAAACTGACGGACAGGTTTTAGTGATACATGATCTTCTTGGAATGGATCCAGACTTTACTCCCAAACATGCGAAAAGATATGCAAACTTTGCTGAAATGGGAATCCAATCTTTGATTCAATTTGACCATGAAGTAAAATCACGAAAATTCCCACCATCAAGATGA
- a CDS encoding cation diffusion facilitator family transporter: protein MHHFIKKNTNKIFIIGISLNATYVAIEFSFGLYFHSLSLISDAVHNLSDVLSLGIAWLGYFLSTQKPNFRRTYGLKKASIMAALINSVILFIAVGGIMTESLQKLYRPIDNLDIQGMLKVAIVGVIVNFGTAFLFYRREKEDLNFRSAFIHMLTDGLITISVIISAIIIGYTQFFWIDPLMSFLIALVILWGTWKIFYESLNLMIDAVPQKVDLHEIHQYLKTLPGVQNVHDLHVWAISTTEVALTAHIVRTYHDDNEELLERIRNDLEKHFDIDHATIQFEKESNAISCRHCD, encoded by the coding sequence GTGCATCACTTTATAAAAAAAAATACAAACAAAATTTTTATCATAGGTATTTCCCTCAACGCCACCTATGTGGCGATTGAGTTTTCTTTCGGATTATATTTTCATTCACTTTCATTAATATCTGATGCCGTTCATAATTTGAGTGATGTCTTGAGTTTAGGAATAGCATGGCTTGGGTATTTTCTCTCCACTCAAAAGCCAAATTTTCGAAGAACATATGGTTTAAAAAAAGCAAGCATCATGGCAGCTCTTATCAATTCGGTGATTCTTTTTATAGCAGTAGGAGGAATCATGACTGAGTCTTTGCAAAAATTGTATCGCCCTATCGATAATCTTGATATTCAAGGAATGTTAAAAGTGGCGATCGTGGGAGTAATAGTGAACTTTGGAACAGCATTTCTATTTTACCGCAGAGAAAAAGAAGATTTAAATTTTAGAAGTGCTTTCATTCATATGTTAACAGACGGTCTGATCACAATCAGTGTAATTATTTCTGCGATAATCATCGGATATACCCAGTTTTTTTGGATAGACCCTTTAATGAGCTTTTTGATTGCTTTGGTGATATTATGGGGCACTTGGAAGATTTTCTATGAGTCTTTGAATTTGATGATTGATGCCGTTCCCCAAAAAGTAGATTTACATGAAATCCATCAATACTTAAAAACATTACCTGGCGTTCAAAATGTTCATGATTTACATGTATGGGCAATAAGCACAACCGAAGTTGCCCTTACTGCTCATATTGTAAGAACCTATCATGATGATAACGAAGAACTCTTAGAAAGAATTCGCAACGATTTAGAAAAACACTTTGATATAGATCATGCCACTATACAATTCGAAAAAGAATCGAATGCAATCTCTTGTCGTCATTGTGATTAA
- a CDS encoding AAA family ATPase: MGKRLHYFRSSRKIKVDKMFSKRELAYIQNAIRVYIQNAAKIADSRLLDDYGILVNVYEGFDISIQKEFNKEIQKFLKSFQKEEKKEKDDKESYVNSFRRRYMSGRYDDEEEILKNFKDYRTDYKKVEDFVSELSYNHQKKFIQIFLFFIQKSIDSQKTLSEEELRLQKKIDDISKFLNLDEVEKEILIFTYYLMSNSVINNLFKMLVDGIENIGIIKAISTLLGIVESKIKLTLQKKGKLLFYDIIEIDRDEINLNDEIYDFLEDLDSLDFTDRFFSVIDPTDPVQKEEILDINLFSFYKDKIKIIENMLKSEGKANIIFYGKAGTGKTSLAKSIIKNLNKKIVYVSNRSSYFSGYLSSKKIRDDTSGNRVINLIMACNYAKDNDGIVIMDEADEFLNTHFSIFDVFLSSRRNHNIQKSWLNDFLDKSEYKIIWIANYTDLMDESVKRRFDYSVHFSVFNGETREYIVEQILKKLNLDERISFHDLREYFTDTTIPVGMIETALRQVRNIISINPDISKQEIIQTAREIFDSNYEFVYNKNFPSASKRLHQNYNIGYVNTSPPVNQILDRIKNFARSNVNKTKSFNILFYGPPGSGKTELAKYIANVLNYKVIEITPQNILNPFFGVTEKLIHYYFKQASLGNTVLIIDEIDTFFSGNKYENDIHSTIINQFLQAIDQYKGILIATTNHIDKLFVKIKRRFHMKVEFFSIKKQMIPQVFLDFFKEQLTNPNLTPEQEEILKDLGDVYISDFIMVKSQIEHDGEFFFEEIYKLLKDEVYYRLHQKN; the protein is encoded by the coding sequence ATGGGAAAAAGACTTCACTACTTTAGAAGTAGCAGAAAAATAAAAGTAGATAAAATGTTTAGCAAAAGGGAATTAGCATATATTCAAAACGCAATTCGAGTTTATATTCAGAATGCGGCGAAAATTGCAGACTCAAGACTGTTAGATGATTATGGGATTCTTGTCAATGTCTACGAAGGCTTTGATATAAGTATTCAAAAAGAATTCAACAAAGAAATTCAAAAATTTCTGAAAAGCTTTCAAAAAGAGGAAAAAAAAGAAAAAGATGATAAAGAAAGCTACGTGAATTCTTTTAGAAGAAGATATATGAGTGGAAGGTATGACGACGAGGAAGAAATCCTTAAAAACTTTAAAGATTATAGAACTGATTATAAAAAAGTTGAAGATTTTGTTTCTGAATTGTCCTATAATCATCAGAAAAAATTTATCCAGATTTTCTTATTTTTCATTCAAAAATCTATTGATTCTCAAAAGACCCTATCAGAAGAAGAACTAAGGCTTCAGAAAAAGATAGATGATATATCCAAGTTTTTGAATTTAGATGAAGTAGAGAAAGAAATCTTGATTTTTACTTACTATCTAATGTCAAACAGCGTGATAAACAATCTTTTCAAAATGCTTGTTGATGGTATAGAGAATATTGGTATTATAAAAGCTATCAGCACATTGTTAGGTATCGTAGAGAGCAAGATCAAGTTAACTTTGCAAAAGAAAGGAAAATTACTCTTTTATGATATAATTGAAATCGATAGAGATGAAATCAATTTGAATGATGAAATTTATGATTTTTTAGAAGATTTAGATAGCTTAGATTTTACTGATCGATTTTTTTCAGTGATTGATCCCACAGATCCAGTTCAGAAAGAAGAAATCTTGGATATAAACTTATTCAGCTTCTACAAAGACAAAATAAAAATTATAGAAAATATGCTAAAATCAGAAGGAAAAGCAAACATCATCTTTTATGGAAAAGCTGGAACAGGAAAAACTTCTTTAGCCAAGAGTATCATAAAAAACTTAAATAAAAAAATTGTCTATGTTTCTAATAGGAGTTCTTATTTTTCTGGTTATCTTTCATCAAAAAAGATTCGGGATGATACTTCTGGAAATCGAGTCATCAATTTAATCATGGCTTGCAATTATGCTAAAGACAATGATGGAATAGTAATAATGGATGAAGCGGATGAGTTTCTAAATACCCATTTTTCTATTTTTGATGTATTCCTTTCCTCAAGAAGAAATCATAATATTCAAAAAAGCTGGCTAAATGACTTTTTGGATAAGAGTGAATACAAAATCATTTGGATAGCAAACTATACGGATTTAATGGATGAATCCGTAAAAAGAAGATTTGACTATTCCGTTCATTTTAGCGTTTTCAATGGGGAAACTCGAGAATATATCGTCGAACAAATCTTGAAGAAATTAAACCTTGATGAACGAATAAGTTTTCATGATTTGAGGGAATATTTTACGGATACAACTATTCCAGTTGGAATGATTGAAACAGCTCTGAGACAGGTCCGAAATATTATCTCGATAAATCCTGATATTTCGAAACAAGAAATCATACAAACTGCCAGGGAAATTTTTGATAGTAATTATGAATTCGTTTACAATAAGAATTTTCCGTCAGCCTCAAAAAGATTGCATCAAAACTATAATATTGGATACGTTAATACCTCACCTCCCGTAAATCAAATCTTGGATAGAATCAAGAATTTTGCAAGAAGCAACGTAAATAAAACTAAGAGTTTTAATATTTTGTTCTACGGACCTCCAGGTTCAGGAAAAACTGAGTTGGCAAAATACATAGCAAACGTATTGAACTATAAAGTCATCGAAATTACTCCCCAAAATATTCTAAATCCTTTCTTTGGAGTCACAGAAAAATTGATTCATTATTACTTCAAGCAAGCTTCACTGGGAAATACCGTCTTAATCATAGATGAAATAGATACTTTCTTTTCAGGAAATAAGTACGAAAATGACATCCATAGCACAATTATTAATCAGTTCCTTCAAGCCATAGATCAGTATAAAGGGATATTGATAGCTACTACCAATCACATCGATAAATTGTTTGTAAAAATAAAAAGAAGATTTCATATGAAAGTAGAATTCTTTAGCATAAAAAAACAAATGATACCCCAAGTTTTTTTAGATTTCTTTAAGGAACAATTGACAAATCCTAATTTGACTCCCGAACAAGAAGAAATTTTAAAAGACTTAGGAGATGTCTATATCAGTGACTTTATTATGGTCAAAAGTCAAATTGAGCACGATGGTGAATTCTTTTTTGAAGAAATCTATAAATTATTGAAAGATGAAGTTTATTATCGTTTGCATCAAAAAAATTAG
- the gcvH gene encoding glycine cleavage system protein GcvH, translating to MSNIPQNLKYSKQHEWILVDGQYALLGITDFAQKSLGDIVFLELLNVGDKVQAGESCGTIESVKAAEELYSPVSGTIAERNEEVLKSPEKINQDPYKNWILKIKDFDPNEVEGLLSASEYQKYLESLEQEG from the coding sequence ATGAGTAATATTCCACAGAACCTGAAATACAGTAAACAACATGAGTGGATTTTGGTAGATGGTCAATACGCTTTGCTTGGTATCACCGATTTTGCACAGAAATCCTTAGGTGATATCGTGTTTTTAGAACTCTTAAATGTTGGTGATAAAGTTCAAGCTGGTGAATCATGCGGAACAATAGAATCAGTAAAAGCCGCCGAAGAACTATACTCCCCTGTAAGTGGCACAATAGCCGAACGAAACGAAGAAGTGCTTAAATCACCAGAAAAAATCAATCAGGACCCCTACAAAAACTGGATTTTGAAAATCAAGGACTTTGACCCTAACGAAGTTGAAGGATTGCTTTCTGCCTCAGAATATCAAAAATACCTCGAGTCTTTAGAACAAGAGGGTTAA
- the gcvPA gene encoding aminomethyl-transferring glycine dehydrogenase subunit GcvPA, with amino-acid sequence MKYLPISETQVNDILQKLNKTSIEDFFSHIPKEYTKSTSSFLDEPKSESEIRRYITETIQKHNLVIYPHQNFMGGNGHAHEIPAIIDTLTSRGEFLTAYTPYQPEVSQGSLQAMFEYQTMMAELMGVDVSNASLYDGSTSVIEAILMACRIKKKYKVLVSSLFHKEYLETIETYSQLGPFEYELIPQNEEGKINVNDLKSKLEKQKQEISAVVIQSPNSYGIIEDLELIQNIVYNHDVLLIVAVLEAISLGLLQPPGKYADIVCGEAQSFGIPLNFGGPWLGFIGTRNEFLRNLPGRLIGMGTDVNGKRAFAVTLSTREQHIKREKATSNICTNQALMALRATIYLSLVGKRGLQEIALRCAKLTQYAKQLLTYQQEIKLVYPKSPVFNEIYIKTPIPAGKVFERVLESQNIAAGTIVDENHLLVSFNETMKPSDIEKWKNTLIAACK; translated from the coding sequence ATGAAATACTTACCCATCTCAGAAACCCAAGTAAATGACATCCTACAAAAACTAAACAAAACCTCCATAGAAGACTTTTTCTCTCATATTCCCAAAGAATATACAAAATCGACTTCTTCTTTTCTTGACGAGCCAAAATCTGAATCTGAAATCCGCCGCTATATCACAGAAACAATCCAAAAACATAATTTAGTGATTTATCCACATCAGAACTTTATGGGTGGGAATGGACATGCCCACGAAATCCCCGCTATTATCGATACTCTAACATCTCGAGGAGAATTTCTTACTGCTTATACTCCGTATCAACCCGAAGTAAGCCAGGGTTCACTACAAGCCATGTTTGAGTATCAAACCATGATGGCAGAACTCATGGGGGTTGATGTTTCTAATGCTTCTCTTTATGACGGTTCTACATCGGTGATCGAAGCCATCTTGATGGCATGTAGAATCAAAAAAAAATATAAGGTTCTTGTTTCTTCGTTATTTCACAAAGAGTATTTAGAAACGATTGAAACCTATTCTCAGCTCGGACCCTTTGAATACGAACTCATACCCCAAAACGAAGAGGGAAAAATCAACGTAAATGACCTAAAGAGCAAATTAGAAAAACAAAAACAAGAGATTTCTGCCGTCGTGATTCAATCCCCAAACTCCTACGGAATCATAGAAGACTTGGAACTGATTCAAAACATAGTCTATAATCATGACGTTCTGTTGATAGTTGCTGTTTTAGAAGCCATCAGCTTGGGGTTGCTCCAACCTCCGGGTAAATACGCCGACATCGTTTGTGGTGAAGCTCAATCTTTTGGAATTCCTTTGAATTTCGGTGGTCCTTGGTTGGGTTTCATTGGAACGAGAAATGAGTTTTTACGTAATCTTCCAGGAAGACTGATTGGCATGGGAACGGACGTGAACGGAAAACGAGCATTTGCCGTTACCCTTTCCACACGTGAACAGCACATTAAACGAGAAAAAGCCACATCAAACATCTGCACCAATCAAGCCCTTATGGCACTACGAGCTACCATTTACCTGAGTTTAGTGGGGAAAAGAGGTCTCCAAGAAATCGCTTTACGATGTGCCAAACTCACCCAATATGCAAAACAACTTTTGACATATCAGCAAGAAATAAAATTAGTTTATCCGAAATCCCCCGTATTCAACGAAATCTATATAAAAACTCCCATCCCAGCAGGGAAAGTTTTTGAAAGGGTGCTTGAGTCTCAAAACATTGCTGCTGGAACCATTGTTGACGAAAATCACCTTTTGGTCTCCTTCAATGAGACCATGAAACCTTCAGACATCGAAAAATGGAAAAATACTTTAATTGCTGCTTGCAAATAA
- the gcvPB gene encoding aminomethyl-transferring glycine dehydrogenase subunit GcvPB: MNQIISIPFKQARVAQTFEEPLIFELSYSGKIGFTIDNRDLESIELEIPKKYLRDELNLPEVSEPEVLRHYTRLSTWNYGIDLNFYPLGSCTMKYNPRINEEIANKEYFLHLHPSLDEKYIQPLLKLIYELQNYIKTLTDMDDVSLQPAAGAHGELAGIFLIRAYHKSKNNNHKNLVLIPDSAHGTNPATCTFAGFEVKELKSTKEGTIDIQQLKSVMNENVAALMITNPNTLGIFETNIREVSDILHEHDALLYMDGANYNAIIGKVSFSQMGIDVAHLNLHKTFSTPHGGGGPGAGAIVVSSRLKDFLPGPVVRYDSQKDYYYFDFPEKSIGRLKAGIGHTSMMIRALVYILSWGNQIHKIAEHSVLNANLIRSELESHLKLASPNPTMHEVVFSHHTLKKHGYETVHLAKTLIDYGFHPPTVYFPLIVPGAIMIEPTETESPETILKFTQAVKDILRRMENQDQEIFKSPLTSFVNRVDEVGIAKNLILKYFTK; the protein is encoded by the coding sequence ATGAATCAAATCATTTCCATACCTTTCAAACAAGCACGAGTAGCTCAAACCTTCGAAGAACCATTGATATTTGAATTATCCTATTCCGGAAAGATTGGTTTTACTATTGACAACCGAGATTTAGAGTCTATTGAACTCGAGATTCCAAAAAAATATTTACGAGATGAACTTAATTTGCCAGAGGTATCTGAGCCTGAGGTTCTGCGACACTATACCCGCTTATCTACTTGGAATTATGGGATTGATTTGAATTTTTACCCTCTCGGCTCCTGCACAATGAAATATAATCCACGCATTAACGAAGAAATTGCTAACAAAGAATATTTTCTACATCTACACCCATCATTAGATGAAAAATACATTCAACCACTTCTGAAGCTAATCTACGAACTTCAAAACTACATTAAAACCCTTACAGATATGGATGATGTTTCTTTACAACCTGCGGCGGGAGCCCATGGAGAATTGGCTGGAATCTTCTTAATACGAGCCTATCATAAGTCAAAAAACAATAACCATAAAAATCTGGTTCTAATACCCGATAGTGCTCATGGAACGAACCCAGCCACTTGCACGTTTGCAGGCTTTGAAGTGAAAGAACTGAAATCCACAAAAGAAGGAACCATAGACATTCAGCAATTAAAAAGTGTGATGAATGAAAATGTCGCTGCTTTAATGATAACCAATCCTAACACGTTAGGGATTTTTGAAACGAATATTCGAGAAGTATCAGATATTCTACATGAACATGATGCTTTACTTTATATGGATGGTGCTAACTATAATGCTATTATTGGGAAAGTTTCTTTTTCTCAGATGGGAATTGATGTAGCTCATTTGAATTTGCACAAAACCTTTAGCACTCCTCATGGTGGGGGAGGACCGGGAGCTGGCGCAATTGTAGTAAGTTCAAGGTTAAAGGACTTTTTGCCTGGACCAGTTGTTCGATATGATTCTCAAAAAGATTACTACTACTTTGATTTTCCCGAAAAGTCCATTGGAAGATTGAAAGCAGGGATTGGTCATACAAGCATGATGATCCGTGCGTTGGTTTACATTTTGAGTTGGGGCAATCAAATCCATAAGATTGCGGAGCATTCTGTTTTGAATGCAAACCTGATTCGCTCAGAATTAGAATCCCATCTCAAGTTGGCTTCTCCCAATCCCACTATGCATGAAGTTGTATTTTCTCATCATACTTTGAAGAAACATGGATATGAAACCGTCCATTTAGCAAAAACCTTGATTGATTATGGCTTTCATCCTCCTACTGTTTACTTCCCTCTGATTGTGCCGGGTGCTATCATGATTGAACCCACTGAAACCGAAAGCCCCGAGACCATCTTGAAATTCACACAAGCGGTAAAAGACATCTTGCGTCGGATGGAAAATCAGGATCAAGAAATTTTCAAAAGTCCTCTTACTTCGTTCGTAAACCGCGTTGACGAAGTAGGGATTGCAAAAAATTTGATATTAAAATACTTTACAAAATAA